The following proteins are encoded in a genomic region of Tenacibaculum sp. 190524A05c:
- the sucC gene encoding ADP-forming succinate--CoA ligase subunit beta — MNLHEYQGKEILSSFGVRTQRGIVASTPEEAVEAAKKLTEETGTGWHVIKAQIHAGGRGKGGGVKLAKNLDEVKSISNDIIGMMLITPQTSAEGKLVNQVLVAEDVYYPGDSEPNEFYMSVLLNRATGRNMIMYSTEGGMDIEAVAEETPHLIFTEEIDPGTGLLPFQARKIAFNLGLSGGAMKEMVKFVTALYTAYVKSDSALFEINPVLKTSDDKILAVDAKVTLDENALYRHKDYAEMRDEREENPIEVEAKAAGLNYVDLDGNVGCMVNGAGLAMGTMDLIKQAGGDPANFLDVGGTADAKRVETAFGIILKDPNVKAILVNIFGGIVRCDRVAQGVVDAYKNMGDRINVPIICRLQGTNAKEAKELIDNSGMEIISATEFQEAADKVGEVLSA; from the coding sequence ATGAACTTACACGAATATCAAGGTAAAGAAATATTAAGTAGTTTTGGCGTTCGCACACAACGCGGTATAGTTGCTAGTACTCCAGAAGAAGCAGTTGAAGCTGCAAAGAAATTAACTGAAGAAACAGGAACTGGTTGGCACGTAATTAAAGCTCAGATTCACGCAGGTGGTCGTGGAAAAGGAGGAGGAGTTAAGTTAGCTAAGAACTTGGACGAAGTAAAAAGCATTTCAAATGATATTATTGGAATGATGTTAATTACACCTCAAACATCAGCTGAAGGAAAGTTAGTAAACCAAGTATTGGTTGCTGAAGATGTTTACTATCCAGGTGATAGCGAGCCAAATGAATTTTATATGTCGGTTTTATTAAACCGTGCTACAGGTAGAAACATGATTATGTATTCTACTGAAGGAGGTATGGATATTGAAGCGGTTGCTGAAGAAACTCCACACTTAATTTTTACTGAAGAGATTGATCCAGGTACAGGATTATTACCATTCCAAGCTCGTAAGATTGCTTTTAACTTAGGTTTAAGCGGTGGAGCAATGAAAGAAATGGTAAAATTCGTTACTGCATTATATACAGCTTATGTAAAGTCTGATTCGGCTTTATTTGAAATTAACCCAGTATTAAAAACTTCTGATGATAAAATTTTAGCGGTAGATGCTAAAGTTACTTTAGATGAAAATGCATTATACCGTCACAAAGATTATGCAGAAATGCGTGATGAGCGTGAGGAAAATCCTATTGAAGTAGAAGCTAAAGCAGCAGGATTAAACTATGTTGATTTAGATGGAAATGTTGGATGTATGGTAAACGGAGCTGGATTAGCAATGGGAACTATGGATTTAATTAAGCAAGCTGGTGGAGATCCTGCAAACTTCTTAGATGTTGGAGGAACTGCTGATGCTAAACGTGTTGAAACAGCTTTCGGAATTATCTTAAAAGATCCAAACGTAAAAGCAATTTTAGTAAACATTTTTGGAGGAATCGTTCGTTGTGATCGTGTTGCTCAAGGTGTTGTTGACGCATATAAGAACATGGGAGATAGAATTAATGTTCCAATTATTTGTCGTTTACAAGGAACTAATGCTAAAGAAGCAAAAGAATTAATCGATAACAGCGGAATGGAAATTATTTCAGCTACTGAATTCCAAGAAGCTGCTGACAAAGTTGGAGAAGTATTAAGTGCATAA
- a CDS encoding DUF5916 domain-containing protein has product MKNYHLLLLFTFLGLSIAQSQVNQNRKKLSATRTNTPPKIDGDLNDDAWKNVPVAKDFVQFRPDNGVAELADYKTEVKLVYDDNAVYISAKMLDPDPSKIPAEFTNRDNFGNSDFFMAMINPIDDGQNPVMFIVTASGVQIDSKVSNGNNEDYNWSAVWDSDFKITDFGWSVEMKIPYRALRFANSDVQSWGMNFHREARNINTRYTWNYIDNEVGRWTQYDGLIENFRNISPPTRLNLYPYASVITRTEGNHTVADWSVGMDVKYGLSENFTLDATLIPDFSQVGFDDVQLNLGPFEQQFTEQRQFFTEGTELFTKGRLFYSRRIGGFPTDQFDVGGNLRDDDDFVNGKKVNEEIVDYPGKVQMLNAIKISGRTKDGLGIGFFNAITEKTEATIERTEQTQVGTDVITTKNQYKVTTEPFANYNIMVLDKQFNQNSSITLINTNVTRDGRFRDANATGLLWHVEDKSSTYNIDGSFRATHISDDPTETTPGYSFDTSIGRQSGKWRWEIGYNFENKDFNPNDLGILFSNNEQTIYGFTGYRQLKPVGIFNNFGINWWYNVNFLHKSGVYTGTSTGVSFWSETRNRFNFGGNINFRTTSKDFFEPRQGSTSGIFFERPMRLNINHWGSTDYRKKLAIDYNWYYTFFKGIPKNSYGFRFGPRYRFNDQFSLNYSFRYNQVDNDLGYIDSNNGDIIFGERDRTTYENTVSGKYSFNTNSSLSLSFRHNWSKVPYKDQLFSLDTSNGQLVPTTFTGDYDRNFNSWNLDLNYFWQFAPGSQLIAFYRNSINPSATFAPADISFTDNINRLFDESMMHTFSLRLVYFIDYNDIKNVLF; this is encoded by the coding sequence ATGAAAAACTATCATCTACTCCTGCTATTCACTTTTTTGGGTCTATCCATTGCTCAAAGTCAAGTAAATCAAAATAGAAAAAAGTTAAGCGCAACAAGAACAAATACTCCTCCAAAAATTGATGGAGACTTGAATGATGATGCTTGGAAAAATGTTCCAGTTGCCAAGGATTTCGTTCAGTTTCGACCAGATAACGGCGTAGCCGAATTAGCTGATTATAAAACTGAAGTAAAATTAGTCTATGATGATAATGCCGTTTACATTTCTGCCAAAATGTTAGATCCAGATCCATCAAAGATTCCAGCAGAATTTACAAATCGTGATAATTTTGGAAACTCTGATTTTTTTATGGCAATGATTAATCCTATTGATGATGGACAAAATCCTGTTATGTTCATTGTTACAGCTTCAGGAGTTCAAATTGACTCTAAAGTTTCAAATGGAAACAACGAAGATTACAACTGGAGTGCAGTTTGGGATAGTGATTTTAAAATCACTGATTTTGGATGGTCAGTGGAAATGAAAATACCATATCGAGCATTACGTTTTGCCAATAGTGATGTTCAATCTTGGGGAATGAATTTTCATAGAGAAGCTAGAAATATTAATACTAGATATACTTGGAATTATATTGATAATGAAGTTGGAAGATGGACACAATATGATGGTTTAATTGAAAATTTCAGAAACATCTCTCCTCCTACTCGTTTAAACTTATATCCGTATGCTTCTGTTATTACCAGAACAGAAGGAAATCATACAGTTGCAGATTGGAGTGTTGGAATGGACGTTAAATATGGACTTTCAGAAAACTTTACATTAGATGCTACTTTAATTCCTGATTTTAGTCAGGTTGGTTTTGATGATGTACAATTAAACTTAGGTCCGTTTGAACAGCAATTTACAGAACAACGTCAGTTTTTCACTGAAGGAACAGAATTATTTACAAAAGGACGATTATTTTATTCGAGAAGAATCGGTGGTTTTCCAACAGATCAGTTCGATGTAGGTGGAAACTTACGAGATGATGATGATTTTGTGAATGGGAAGAAGGTAAATGAAGAAATAGTTGATTATCCTGGAAAGGTACAAATGTTGAACGCCATTAAAATTTCAGGTAGAACAAAAGACGGTTTGGGAATTGGTTTCTTTAATGCAATTACAGAAAAAACAGAAGCTACTATTGAGCGCACAGAACAAACTCAAGTTGGTACCGATGTAATTACTACTAAAAATCAATATAAAGTTACTACTGAACCTTTTGCCAACTATAATATAATGGTATTAGATAAGCAGTTCAATCAGAATTCTTCTATTACTTTAATTAATACAAATGTTACTAGAGACGGAAGATTTAGAGATGCGAATGCTACGGGATTACTATGGCATGTTGAAGATAAATCGAGTACATATAATATTGATGGTAGTTTTAGAGCTACGCATATTAGTGATGATCCTACAGAAACTACTCCAGGATACAGTTTTGATACCAGTATAGGAAGACAATCTGGAAAATGGAGATGGGAAATTGGTTATAACTTCGAAAACAAAGATTTCAATCCAAATGATTTGGGAATCTTATTTAGTAATAACGAGCAAACGATTTATGGTTTCACAGGATATAGACAATTAAAACCTGTTGGAATATTCAACAATTTCGGAATCAATTGGTGGTATAATGTAAACTTCTTACATAAATCAGGAGTGTATACAGGAACAAGTACAGGAGTTTCATTTTGGTCAGAAACTAGAAATCGTTTCAACTTTGGTGGAAACATCAACTTCAGAACAACGTCTAAAGATTTCTTTGAACCGCGACAAGGAAGTACATCGGGTATTTTCTTTGAAAGACCAATGCGATTAAATATCAATCATTGGGGATCGACAGATTACAGAAAAAAACTAGCCATTGATTACAACTGGTATTACACATTCTTTAAAGGAATTCCTAAAAATTCTTATGGATTTAGATTCGGTCCACGATACAGATTTAACGATCAATTCTCTTTAAATTACTCTTTCAGATATAATCAAGTTGATAATGATTTAGGATATATTGATAGTAATAATGGTGATATTATTTTTGGAGAGAGAGATAGAACTACCTATGAAAATACAGTTTCAGGAAAATATAGTTTCAATACCAACTCTTCCTTATCTCTGTCTTTCAGACACAATTGGAGTAAAGTTCCTTATAAAGATCAGTTATTTAGTTTAGATACAAGTAATGGTCAATTAGTGCCAACAACTTTTACAGGTGATTATGACAGAAACTTTAATAGTTGGAATTTAGACTTGAACTATTTTTGGCAATTCGCTCCTGGAAGTCAATTAATCGCATTTTACCGTAATTCTATTAATCCAAGTGCAACTTTTGCTCCTGCTGATATTAGTTTTACTGATAATATAAATCGTTTATTCGATGAATCTATGATGCATACATTCTCTTTGCGTCTAGTATATTTCATCGACTACAATGATATTAAGAACGTATTGTTTTAA
- a CDS encoding outer membrane beta-barrel protein: MKKIIYTVLILFCYTVNSQSKFEKGYFINNSGNKTECLIKNENWKNNPETFEYKLTQNTETKKNSINNVSEFSIPGKFKFEKHLSKIDKSSSLDYRLSKVRVPEYEEKEVFLKLLVESDTRLYVYSGTNLTRFFFSKNKEELVPLVYKRYISDLGDIKVNELFRYQLKKLLPCKGLNTKKVNYSRKSLKEYFLRYNECSTSDEIVTKKETVDYSKNELKSFIELKVKAGANFLTNSIKDDTKLNPTIVGDFSKMNIKFGAELEYFLPFNNHNWSIVLNPNYQSLNENVTLSNSQEPLIGDFTYHLDYKSIETMLAFRKYFSIRNNSKIFIDLGFSFNIPFSSKFTILSNKTNSLQNFENIPSAGLFTAGIGYKLNNFYIEGRYHSEQDLLGTFTNVESRLSSTSIMVAYSLFSSK; encoded by the coding sequence ATGAAAAAAATTATTTACACTGTTCTAATCCTATTTTGTTATACTGTTAATTCACAATCTAAATTCGAAAAAGGATACTTTATTAACAATAGTGGAAATAAAACGGAATGTTTAATTAAAAATGAAAACTGGAAAAACAATCCGGAAACATTTGAATATAAACTTACTCAGAACACTGAAACTAAAAAGAATTCAATAAATAATGTTTCAGAATTTTCTATACCAGGAAAATTCAAATTTGAAAAACATTTATCTAAAATTGATAAATCAAGTAGTCTTGATTATCGCTTAAGTAAAGTTAGAGTTCCAGAATATGAAGAAAAAGAAGTTTTTTTAAAATTACTTGTAGAGTCTGATACTAGGTTATATGTGTATAGTGGTACAAACTTGACACGTTTTTTCTTTTCTAAAAATAAAGAGGAATTAGTTCCCTTAGTTTATAAAAGATATATTTCAGATTTAGGGGACATAAAAGTTAATGAACTTTTTAGGTATCAACTTAAAAAATTACTTCCTTGTAAAGGTCTAAATACCAAAAAGGTAAATTATTCTAGAAAGAGTTTAAAGGAGTATTTTCTAAGATATAATGAATGTAGTACATCTGACGAAATAGTTACTAAAAAAGAAACTGTCGATTACTCTAAAAATGAACTTAAAAGCTTTATTGAACTAAAAGTTAAAGCTGGTGCAAACTTTTTGACCAACTCTATAAAAGATGACACAAAACTTAATCCGACAATAGTTGGTGATTTTAGTAAAATGAATATTAAGTTTGGAGCAGAATTAGAATACTTTCTACCTTTTAACAATCATAATTGGTCAATAGTTCTTAATCCAAATTATCAGTCTTTGAACGAAAATGTAACGCTTTCAAACAGTCAAGAACCTTTAATTGGTGACTTCACTTATCACTTAGATTATAAGTCAATTGAAACTATGCTAGCTTTTCGAAAATACTTTTCAATTAGGAATAATTCAAAAATATTTATTGATCTAGGGTTTTCTTTTAATATTCCTTTTAGTTCAAAATTTACAATTCTTAGTAATAAGACAAACTCATTACAAAACTTTGAAAACATACCTTCTGCAGGCTTATTTACAGCTGGAATAGGATATAAATTAAACAATTTCTATATAGAAGGAAGGTATCACTCTGAACAAGATCTTTTAGGAACATTTACTAATGTTGAATCAAGATTAAGTTCAACCTCTATAATGGTCGCATATAGTTTATTCAGTTCGAAATAA